The following coding sequences lie in one Apium graveolens cultivar Ventura chromosome 3, ASM990537v1, whole genome shotgun sequence genomic window:
- the LOC141712244 gene encoding transcription factor bHLH153-like, with the protein MQHKRSPISIDQSSLSSLTEKRHKTSTSLSSKERKEKIGERVMALQQLVSPFGKTDTASVLLEAMDYISFLHEQVKVLSAPYLHSTSARNIQESESYNLRSKGLCIVPVSCTAGVAGTNGADIWAPIKTSSPKF; encoded by the exons ATGCAACATAAGAGAAGCCCCATTTCCATCGACCAGAGCAGCCTCTCTTCTTTGACAGAAAAACGTCATAAGACTTCTACATCATTATCCTCTAAG GAGAGGAAAGAGAAGATTGGTGAACGAGTTATGGCTCTTCAGCAGCTTGTTTCACCTTTTGGGAAG ACGGATACAGCTTCTGTCCTGCTAGAGGCAATGGACTATATAAGCTTCCTTCATGAACAAGTCAAG GTGCTGAGTGCTCCTTATCTCCATAGTACATCAGCTAGAAATATACAG GAATCGGAATCATACAATTTGAGAAGCAAAGGTTTATGTATCGTGCCAGTATCTTGTACTGCTGGTGTTGCTGGTACCAACGGTGCTGACATCTGGGCTCCTATCAAGACCAGTTCTCCAAAATTTTAG